A window of Longimicrobium sp. contains these coding sequences:
- a CDS encoding response regulator, with amino-acid sequence MTLSTVLLVEDNEDNRTIYTTILRHVGHDVIEASNGEDGIRLALERQPNVILMDVAMPGIDGWEATRRLKGDPQTARIPVIALTAHAMAEDRQRAVDAGCEGYLAKPIEPRRVVEEVARMLARIAAAE; translated from the coding sequence ATGACGCTTTCGACCGTGCTCCTCGTGGAGGACAACGAGGACAATCGCACCATATACACTACCATCCTCCGCCACGTCGGGCACGACGTCATCGAGGCGTCCAACGGTGAAGACGGCATTCGCCTGGCGCTCGAGCGGCAGCCCAACGTGATCCTGATGGACGTGGCGATGCCGGGAATCGACGGGTGGGAAGCCACCCGCCGGCTGAAGGGAGATCCGCAGACGGCGCGCATTCCCGTGATCGCGCTCACCGCGCACGCCATGGCCGAAGACCGCCAGCGCGCGGTGGATGCCGGCTGCGAAGGCTATCTCGCGAAACCAATCGAGCCGCGGCGGGTGGTCGAAGAAGTGGCCCGCATGCTGGCCCGCATCGCCGCCGCCGAGTAG
- a CDS encoding amidohydrolase encodes MLEGDEDDDVEMETVTATETELLVETRRDLHRHPELGFQEFRTAGIVAERLRAAGYQVQTGIAETGVVGTLHGGAGTGPTLLLRADMDALPIAEECAHDFTSTHAGVMHACGHDAHVAVGLAVAERLGRSRAEWGGTVKYMFQPAEEGLGGALGMIEAGVLEGVDAALGLHVWLGLPSGVVGVVGGPQMAGAGEFEVVIRGKGGHGAIPHETVDAVLIASHCVVALQSVVSRNVSPLEAAVVTVAAFHAGSAHNVIAETATLKGTVRAFNPAVTKELPDRVERVISGVCAAMGASYEFHYRPEAPPTVNDAPMAEIVRREAVRIVGEERVRTDPDVRTMAAEDFGEVLARVPGCYFFVGGRNEERGILHPHHSPRFDLCESCMPVAVDVLHAATRAYLAGGTTG; translated from the coding sequence ATGCTGGAGGGAGACGAAGATGACGACGTGGAGATGGAGACCGTGACGGCGACCGAGACCGAGCTGCTGGTGGAAACGCGCCGCGACCTGCACCGGCACCCGGAGCTGGGCTTCCAGGAGTTCCGCACGGCCGGGATCGTCGCCGAGCGCCTGCGGGCGGCGGGATACCAGGTGCAGACGGGGATCGCGGAGACGGGTGTGGTCGGCACCCTGCACGGGGGCGCGGGCACCGGCCCTACGCTGCTGCTGCGGGCAGACATGGACGCGCTCCCCATCGCCGAGGAGTGCGCCCACGACTTCACCTCCACCCACGCGGGGGTGATGCACGCCTGCGGACACGACGCGCACGTGGCGGTGGGGCTGGCCGTCGCCGAGCGGCTGGGGCGGTCGCGCGCGGAGTGGGGCGGCACGGTGAAGTACATGTTCCAGCCCGCCGAGGAGGGGCTGGGCGGCGCGCTGGGGATGATCGAGGCCGGCGTGCTCGAAGGTGTGGATGCAGCCCTGGGGCTTCACGTTTGGCTGGGGCTTCCCAGCGGCGTGGTGGGCGTGGTGGGCGGGCCGCAGATGGCGGGCGCGGGCGAGTTCGAGGTGGTCATCCGCGGCAAGGGCGGCCACGGCGCCATCCCGCACGAAACGGTCGACGCCGTGCTGATCGCCAGCCACTGCGTGGTCGCGCTCCAGTCGGTGGTGTCGCGAAACGTCTCCCCGCTGGAGGCGGCCGTGGTGACCGTCGCGGCCTTTCACGCGGGGTCCGCCCACAACGTGATCGCCGAGACCGCGACGCTCAAGGGCACCGTGCGCGCCTTCAACCCCGCCGTGACGAAGGAACTGCCGGACCGCGTGGAGCGGGTGATCTCCGGCGTGTGCGCCGCGATGGGCGCGTCGTACGAGTTCCACTACCGGCCCGAGGCGCCCCCCACCGTCAACGACGCGCCGATGGCGGAGATCGTCAGGCGTGAAGCGGTCCGCATCGTGGGCGAAGAGCGGGTGCGCACCGATCCCGACGTGCGTACGATGGCGGCGGAGGACTTTGGCGAGGTGCTGGCGCGCGTGCCGGGGTGCTACTTCTTCGTCGGCGGGCGCAACGAGGAGCGCGGCATCCTGCATCCCCACCACTCGCCCCGCTTCGACCTGTGCGAAAGCTGCATGCCCGTGGCGGTCGACGTGCTGCATGCGGCGACGCGCGCCTATCTCGCCGGCGGCACGACGGGCTAG